In one Brienomyrus brachyistius isolate T26 chromosome 5, BBRACH_0.4, whole genome shotgun sequence genomic region, the following are encoded:
- the ogal gene encoding protein O-GlcNAcase, whose amino-acid sequence MVQEEKTMGSAQRPDEPVAPSPVAAEAPIEEPGTIEVERTGHRKFISGVVEGFYGRPWTMEQRKELFRRQQKWGLNTYLYAPKDDYKHRMFWREMYSVEEAEQLMTLMASAKEHGIEFIYAISPGLDITFSNQKEVSTLKRKLDQVSQFGCKSFALLFDDIDPNMCPADKEVFSSFAHAQVSITNEIYQYLGEPETFLFCPTEYCGTFCCPSVSQSPYLRTVGEKLLPGIEVLWTGPKVVSKDITVESIEEVTKILKRAPVIWDNIHANDYDQKRLFLGPYKGRSTELIPRLKGVLTNPNCEFESNFVAIHTLATWYKSNMNGVRKDVVMTDGEDTAVSIQIRLENEGSDEELETDVLYSPQLALKLALTDWLAEFGEPHQYNSRQVPHSGPKSSAVDVASVTSPSLGSSTTVTTVYQQPIMSRVPAVGEGQRDPAKREPEEEPMETAAEKPDDPDAVAVADPALTEGAKAAEDLRPMDTDREAAGELASPEAPPPTAPEDPGGDVAPMQTDEQLGREPFVPGPGEKPLYAAEALTLEDLSLLAELFYLPYEHGPKAAHMLREFNWLRANSSVVSVNADTKDPDKEAEWHSRAEKFEEMCCSVIRMFTRLSNSANRTILYDLYPYIWDIKSIVSMVKSFVQWLGCRSQSSAQFLGGDPEPWAFRGGLAGELQRLLPIDGANDLFHQPPPSMPTSKTYSIRPYFTKDEAAVYKICREMYKEGVDGGPFPEQPDLIGDRFVGGLLNLSPDYGFVLEDEEGICGYALGTADVKPFAKKCRMSWIPSMQEKYNKPDCEKDLTEAEKMMLSFHEEEEEEGLPDSFLSNFPSLIKVQIHTKVTDPSVAKSMMGCLLSSLKASGSHGAFCEVRQTDKRMMDFYSKLGCFEVAKMEGFPKDVIIMGRSL is encoded by the exons ATGGTCCAGGAGGAGAAGACGATGGGCTCCGCTCAGCGCCCCGACGAGCCCGTGGCCCCTAGCCCCGTGGCCGCTGAGGCTCCGATTGAGGAGCCTGGTACCATCGAGGTCGAGAGAACCGGCCATCGGAAATTCATCAGCGGCGTGGTGGAGG GTTTCTACGGACGGCCATGGACTATGGAACAAAGGAAGGAGCTTTTCAGGAG GCAGCAGAAATGGGGCCTGAACACATACCTATATGCTCCAAAGGATGACTATAAGCACAGAATGTTCTGGAGGGAAATGTATTCGGTCGAAGAGGCAG AGCAACTGATGACCCTCATGGCCTCTGCGAAAGAACACGGCATCGAGTTCATCTATGCCATTTCCCCTGGGCTGGACATCACGTTCTCCAACCAGAAGGAAGTGTCAACGCTCAAGAGGAAGCTGGACCAG GTGTCTCAGTTCGGGTGTAAGTCCTTCGCCTTGCTTTTCGATGACATCGATCCCAATATGTGCCCTGCGGACAAGGAGGTGTTCAGCTCCTTTGCACACGCTCAAGTGTCCATCACCAACGAGATCTACCAGTACCTGGGAGAGCCAGAGACGTTCCTCTTCTGTCCcacag AATACTGTGGAACATTCTGCTGCCCCAGTGTCTCCCAGTCTCCTTACCTGAGGACAGTCGGGGAAAAGCTGCTGCCGGGCATCGAGGTGCTGTGGACAG GTCCCAAAGTAGTGTCAAAAGACATAACGGTTGAGTCCATCGAGGAGGTGACGAAAATTTTGAAGAGAGCCCCAGTTATCTGGGACAACATCCATGCCAACGATTATGACCAGAAGCGGCTCTTCCTGGGCCCCTATAAGGGACGATCCACAGAGCTCATTCCCCGCCTGAAGGGGGTCCTCACCAACCCCAACTGTGAATTCGAGTCCAACTTTGTGGCGATCCACACCCTGGCCACCTGGTACAAGTCCAACATGAATGGTGTGCGCAAGGATGTGGTCATGA CGGATGGTGAGGACACGGCGGTGTCCATCCAGATCCGTCTGGAGAACGAGGGCAGCGATGAGGAGCTGGAGACCGACGTGCTCTACAGCCCCCAGCTGGCTCTCAAACTGGCGCTCACTGACTGGTTGGCCGAGTTCGGGGAGCCCCACCAGTACAACA GTCGGCAGGTGCCCCACAGCGGCCCCAAGAGCTCGGCGGTGGACGTGGCCTCCGTCACCTCCCCCAGCCTCGGCTCGTCCACCACAGTGACCACTGTCTACCAGCAGCCCATCATGAGCCGGGTGCCGGCCGTGGGGGAAGGGCAACGGGACCCGGCCAAGCGGGAGCCCGAGGAGGAGCCCATGGAGACCGCCGCTGAGAAGCCCGATGATCCGGACGCCGTTGCTGTCGCTGACCCCGCCCTCACTGAGGGTGCCAAGGCCGCTGAGGATCTCAGGCCCATGGACACAGACCGCGAGGCCGCTGGCGAGCTCGCCTCCCCGGAAGCTCCGCCTCCCACCGCACCAGAGGACCCGGGCGGTGATGTGGCGCCCATGCAGACGGACGAGCAGCTGGGCCGAGAGCCCTTCGTGCCGGGCCCCGGGGAGAAGCCGCTATATGCGGCTGAGGCCCTTACGCTGGAGGACCTGAGCCTGCTGGCGGAGCTGTTCTACCTGCCCTATGAGCACGGGCCCAAGGCCGCCCACATGCTCCGCGAGTTCAACTGGCTGCGCGCCAACAGCAGCGTGGTCAGCGTCAACGCCGACACCAAGGATCCCGACAAG GAGGCAGAGTGGCATTCCAGAGCAGAGAAGTTCGAGGAGATGTGCTGCTCCGTCATCAGGATGTTCACCAGGCTGTCCAACTCGGCCAACCGCACCATCCTGTACGACCTGTATCCCTACATCTGGGACATAAAGAGCATCGTGTCCATGGTCAAATCATTCGTTCAGTGGCTGG GGTGCCGTAGTCAGTCCTCGGCACAGTTCTTAGGCGGAGACCCCGAGCCGTGGGCCTTTAGGGGCGGTCTGGCGGGGGAGTTGCAG CGTCTGCTGCCCATCGATGGGGCTAACGACCTTTTCCACCAGCCGCCTCCCTCCATGCCTACCTCCAAGACATACTCCATAAGGCCGTACTTCACCAAGGACGAG GCTGCTGTGTACAAGATATGCAGGGAGATGTACAAGGAGGGGGTGGACGGGGGCCCCTTCCCAGAGCAGCCGGATCTCATTGGCGACAG GTTTGTCGGAGGCCTTCTGAACCTGAGCCCTGATTACGGCTTCGtcctggaggatgaggagggTATCTGCGGCTATGCGCTGGGCACGGCCGACGTCAAGCCCTTCGCCAAGAAGTGCAGGATGAGCTGGATCCCTAGCATGCAGGAGAAGTACAACAAGCCAGACTGTGAGAAGGACCTGACTGAGGCTGAG AAAATGATGCTGAGCTTCcacgaggaggaggaagaggaaggtctGCCAGACTCCTTCCTCAGTAACTTCCCCTCCCTGATCAAGGTGCAAATCCACACCAAGGTTACAGACCCCAGCGTGGcgaagagcatgatgggatgccTGCTGTCGTCACTCAAAGCCAGTG gatCCCACGGGGCCTTCTGTGAAGTGAGGCAGACCGACAAGCGGATGATGGACTTCTACAGCAAACTGGGCTGTTTTGAAGTGGCCAAGATGGAGGGCTTCCCCAAGGACGTAATCATCATGGGGCGGAGCCTGTGA
- the LOC125741907 gene encoding peroxisome proliferator-activated receptor gamma coactivator-related protein 1-like — protein sequence MATRWGAGLESLIVGSMECFSLDEDVLSRQDAGDLSLNDPLDAGQALESLPACLDSSILSIFEDSCAPVEINGRIDEEGEAALLTALTEVLDSVDSENLSPFDTLPDPELFSGQKGGHPSLEVDACSERHWRLLSERSDCEEEDGNAGSLVQGLECDMGLPSLGDLVKHVYPYCLAVSLELGEDNGYPLPEGGIVLEVVDRGEQGEPILAVTGPIGPAGASEEEPVSEGKTSRPGSPDFAPAGGSEVSKERPKEPTSEKCPSRRKKKRKSKKGVEKGAVRSGPAEPTAGVSGPVPEGVPQDKGPKTATKKKRVTFAPVLTSVLDTPSEGWDDSVGSETSGQPEPEPSPGAAEQPASPVLQPPQDEARPKPLSLQEYRLLRQQRKPAPAGNPGGSTKWPTLPEPPRELPPIPCLPEQRRAHPAQKEPPEAVPVWHPVGSSIPPTPEALLVPPGSVVGPSRPPAGRPVEPSQAVSRPTGPAPPTASPSAAARPVPPQANACHPAPRLPPAGSLPTQTIIDPRRPQHLDVPVSKKPPSQSNPVTAPPSQADSHPPSVTGDQVAPDASLPARGRPQRPPQTKLLVLPVKQNPEEKRIQASTNEIGIEATDLTSLLEQFEETQAKEEHTVPGVSGRAAAVGNSGKSVERSVLPDLTSTAGLTPPATPPHQTWKPLTPVALLAKPKPSPTKAIQIINPRPLPPIKARSKPPAQAIAPTHHPAFADHDYCRPSEGPAPTEPASAICVQQQPGVAVLPVRGAVPAPIPHCAFPKGISAKPLDHRTQPEAKAHPVIGSVLLSPEASPSRMEPNPIPQEAGLVKSRSSAYRPSGHPDRPAVHERGRTQRRYRARSPSPTSNSSSESSSCSSSESRSRSRSRSQSRSTSPPRKRFCSRSRRSGSSSSSSSRSSSCSQSRSPPRRRCGSYSSSRSRSCSRSRSRSPCWRRASHSPNYRHNYRYNSREAHQVQDVNDRKQKAIEERRVVYVGKIRGSMTRKELKERFSLYGEIEDCTLHFREHGDNYGFVTYYNTKDAFSAIENGGKLRQCNELPFDLCFGGRRQFCKSSYADLDSSREYEPAPTKSKLDALDFDTLLRQAKKGLRR from the exons ATGGCGACGCGGTGGGGAGCGGGGTTGGAAAGTCTGATCGTCGGCAGTATGGAATGTTTCTCCTTGGATGAG GACGTTCTGAGCAGGCAGGATGCTGGTGACCTCAGCCTGAATGACCCACTGGATGCTGGGCAGGCCCTAGAGTCCCTCCCCGCCTGCCTGGATTCCTCCATCCTATCCATCTTTGAGGACTCGTGCGCTCCGGTGGAG ATCAATGGCCGCATCGATGAAGAAGGAGAAGCCGCGTTGCTGACTGCACTCACGGAAGTACTGGACAGTGTGGACAGCGAGAACCTGTCACCGTTCGACACTCTGCCCGATCCGGAGCTCTTCTCCGGACAGAAGGGCGGGCACCCATCGTTG GAAGTGGATGCCTGTTCTGAGCGGCACTGGAGGCTCCTTAGCGAGAGGAGCGACTGTGAGGAGGAAGATGGCAACGCGGGAAGTTTGGTGCAAGGCCTCGAGTGTGACATGgggctcccctcactgggtgacCTGGTGAAGCATGTCTACCCGTACTGCCTGGCCGtctccctggagctgggggaggATAATGGGTACCCCCTGCCTGAGGGCGGCATCGTGCTGGAGGTGGTTGACCGTGGAGAGCAGGGGGAGCCCATTCTAGCGGTAACGGGTCCTATTGGGCCGGCAGGGGCGTCAGAGGAGGAGCCTGTCTCTGAGGGGAAGACTTCACGGCCAGGGAGCCCCGATTTTGCCCCTGCCGGCGGCAGCGAGGTGTCCAAGGAGCGCCCCAAAGAGCCCACCTCAGAAAAATGTCCCTCGCGCCGGAAGAAGAAACGGAAAAGCAAAAAAGGCGTGGAAAAGGGTGCTGTGAGGAGCGGGCCGGCTGAGCCGACGGCAGGCGTGTCGGGACCCGTGCCAGAGGGAGTCCCTCAAGACAAGGGTCCAAAGACGGCGACTAAGAAAAAGAGGGTGACCTTTGCCCCCGTACTGACGTCTGTCCTGGACACGCCGTCTGAGGGCTGGGATGATTCTGTCGGGTCAGAGACCTCGGGACAGCCTGAGCCGGAGCCTTCGCCCGGCGCCGCCGAGCAGCCAGCGTCACCTGTGCTTCAGCCCCCTCAGGATGAGGCCCGGCCAAAGCCCCTCAGCCTGCAGGAGTACCGGCTGCTGAGGCAGCAGAGAAAGCCAGCCCCCGCAGGGAATCCGGGCGGCAGCACCAAGTGGCCCACTCTCCCCGAGCCCCCCAGGGAGCTGCCCCCCATTCCCTGCCTCCCAGAGCAGCGGCGGGCCCACCCCGCCCAAAAGGAGCCCCCGGAGGCGGTGCCGGTCTGGCACCCGGTTGGCTCCAgcataccccccacccccgaggcTCTGCTGGTTCCCCCCGGCTCCGTGGTGGGTCCCAGCAGGCCCCCGGCAGGCAGGCCGGTGGAGCCCTCGCAGGCCGTGAGCCGACCCACCGGCCCAGCACCTCCTACTGCGTCTCCCAGTGCGGCTGCCAGGCCAGTGCCCCCCCAGGCGAATGCCTGTCACCCGGCCCCCCGCTTGCCTCCCGCTGGGTCCCTGCCCACCCAAACCATTATAGATCCTCGCCGGCCACAGCACCTCGACGTCCCGGTCTCAAAAAAGCCACCATCACAGAGTAACCCGGTCACGGCACCCCCCTCCCAGGCGGACAGCCACCCCCCTTCGGTCACGGGAGACCAAGTGGCCCCTGACGCCAGCCTCCCTGCCCGCGGGAGGCCTCAGCGGCCCCCCCAGACCAAGCTGCTTGTGCTCCCCGTCAAACAGAACCCAGAGGAGAAGCGGATTCAGGCCAGCACCAATGAAATAG GAATTGAAGCCACTGACCTGACTAGCCTCCTGGAGCAGTTTGAGGAGACTCAag CCAAAGAGGAGCACACTGTGCCAGGGGTCTCTGGTAGAGCAGCCGCTGTAGGAAACTCCGG GAAATCAGTGGAGCGTTCGGTCCTTCCTGACCTGACCAGCACCGCCG GTCTCACgcccccagccaccccccctCACCAGACCTGGAAGCCCCTAACCCCAGTGGCCCTCTTGGCGAAGCCCAAACCGTCCCCCACCAAGGCCATCCAGATAATCAACCCTCGGCCACTGCCCCCCATCAAGGCCCGCAGCAAGCCCCCTGCTCAGGCCATTGCCCCCACGCACCACCCGGCTTTCGCCGATCATGATTACTGCCGGCCCTCCGAGGGGCCTGCACCTACAGAGCCGGCCTCAGCCATCTGCGTCCAGCAGCAGCCTGGTGTGGCCGTTCTGCCAGTAAGGGGCGCTGTTCCCGCCCCGATCCCCCACTGTGCCTTCCCGAAAGGGATATCTGCGAAGCCCTTGGACCACAGGACTCAACCTGAGGCGAAGGCCCACCCTGTCATAGGCTCTGTGCTGCTGTCCCCCGAAGCCTCACCCTCCAGGATGGAGCCCAACCCCATCCCCCAGGAGGCAGGGCTTGTGAAGAGCAGAAGCTCCGCCTATCGTCCATCTGGGCACCCTGACCGACCTGCTGTCCACGAAAGGGGCCGGACACAGCGGCGGTACAGAGCCCGGTCTCCCAGCCCCACCTCCAACAGTAGCTCTGAGTCGAGCTCCTGCTCGTCGTCAGAGTCCAGATCCCGATCCCGATCCCGGTCTCAGTCCAGGTCAACCTCTCCGCCCAGAAAGAG GTTCTGCTCCCGCTCTCGCCGCTCTGGCAGCAGTTCCAGCTCCTCGTCCCGATCCAGTTCCTGCTCACAGTCCCGCTCTCCACCTCGACGGCGCTGTGGCTCCTACTCCAGCTCCCGCTCGCGGTCCTGCAGCCGCTCCCGGTCACGCTCGCCGTGCTGGAGGAGGGCCAGTCATAG CCCTAATTATAGACATAACTACCGCTACAACTCCAGGGAGGCACATCAGGTGCAGGATGTGAATGACCGCAAGCAGAAAGCCATC GAGGAGCGGCGCGTGGTGTATGTAGGGAAGATCCGCGGTAGTATGACCCGCAAGGAGCTGAAGGAGCGCTTCTCCCTCTATGGGGAGATCGAGGACTGCACCTTGCACTTTCGGGAGCATGG GGACAACTATGGCTTTGTCACCTACTACAATACAAAGGACGCGTTCAGCGCCATCGAGAATGGAGGCAAGCTGAGGCAGTGCAACGAGCTGCCCTTTGACCTCTGCTTCGGGGGTCGCCGGCAGTTCTGCAAGTCCAGCTATGCGGACCTGG ACTCCAGCCGGGAATACGAACCGGCACCGACAAAGAGCAAACTCGACGCACTAGACTTCGACACTTTACTCAGGCAGGCCAAGAAAGGTCTGAGAAGGTAA
- the cant1b gene encoding soluble calcium-activated nucleotidase 1b, with amino-acid sequence MDPEFTQLEQNGFMNPLPVPVRSLSALSALDARLRPRWRTIMAVGLFVLAVLLYSHRTAEDSSATGDRFPQHVLGGLRPRSGWHGVAAAELFSGRYNYTYPLSPPERTAHGTRYRIAVIADLDTASRSSKELTWFSYLRRGHLLVSDGRDQVTVEWDPNRVVLESHLAEKGRGMELSDLVAFNGKLYSVDDRTGVVYHIEGNRAVPWVILADGDGSVAKGFKAEWLAVKDERLYVGGLGKEWTTTTGEVVNDHPEWVKVVGIRGDVEHQNWVPRYSAMRNAAGIRPPGYLIHESAAWSDLLQRWFFLPRRASAKTYNEAADERRGTNLVLSCSPDFRDISADRVGPLLPTHGFSSFKFVPGTNDQLVLALKSEEDAGEVGSYITAFTLDGRILLPETKIGNVKYEGLEFI; translated from the exons ATGGACCCGGAATTCACCCAGCTAGAGCAGAACGGCTTCATGAACCCTCTTCCCGTCCCCGTCCGAAGCCTCTCCGCGCTGTCCGCTTTGGACGCCCGCTTACGGCCACGGTGGCGAACCATCATGGCGGTCGGCCTCTTCGTGCTGGCAGTCCTGCTGTATTCACACAGGACGGCAGAGGACAGCAGCGCCACTGGTGACCGCTTCCCTCAGCACGTCCTGGGTGGCCTCCGCCCACGTTCCGGATGGCATGGTGTGGCAGCAGCGGAACTATTCTCCGGACGGTATAACTACACGTACCCGCTGAGCCCGCCGGAGCGGACGGCACACGGCACCCGCTATCGCATCGCCGTCATCGCCGACCTGGACACAGCCTCTCGCAGCTCCAAGGAGCTCACCTGGTTCAGTTACCTACGCCGGGGCCACCTGCTGGTGTCAGATGGTAGGGACCAAGTGACTGTGGAGTGGGACCCCAACCGGGTGGTGCTCGAGAGTCACCTGGCGGAAAAGGGGCGGGGCATGGAGCTCTCCGACCTGGTGGCCTTTAATGGGAAGCTGTACAGCGTGGATGACCGCACGGGCGTGGTCTACCACATCGAGGGCAACCGGGCTGTACCCTGGGTTATCCTGGCTGACGGAGACGGTTCAGTTGCCAAAG GATTCAAGGCAGAGTGGCTGGCCGTGAAGGACGAGCGTCTGTACGTGGGCGGTCTGGGGAAGGAGTGGACCACAACCACGGGGGAGGTAGTCAACGACCACCCAGAGTGGGTGAAGGTGGTGGGTATCCGTGGCGACGTGGAGCACCAGAACTGGGTGCCTCGGTACAGCGCCATGCGGAATGCCGCTGGCATCAGACCCCCAG GTTACCTCATCCACGAATCAGCAGCGTGGAGCGACCTGCTCCAGCGCTGGTTCTTCCTGCCGCGCCGGGCCAGCGCCAAGACGTACAACGAGGCAGCCGACGAGCGCCGCGGGACCAACCTGGTGCTGAGCTGCTCGCCGGACTTCCGGGACATCTCTGCGGACCGCGTCGGCCCTCTGCTGCCCACACACGGCTTCTCCTCATTCAAGTTCGTCCCCGGCACCAACGACCAGCTTGTGCTGGCGCTGAAGTCCGAGGAGGATGCCGGGGAAGTCGGCAGCTACATCACAGCCTTTACTCTGGACGGCCGCATCCTGCTACCGGAGACCAAGATCGGAAACGTCAAATATGAGGGACTAGAGTTCATCTAG
- the afmid gene encoding kynurenine formamidase isoform X2 encodes MSADEVIKTHKALLREGTERARSVTQTLLNVPYGEGEREKLDVYVPSSPSLEMPLVIYLHGGYWQAFSKEESGFMALPLVQKGVAVVAVDYDIAPKGNMDLMVSQVRQSVVSVVQQYSHISGVYLCGHSAGAHLAAMVLSTEWSQYAVTPQIKGALLVSGIYDLLPILSTYVNEPLKMTEEVALRNSPGQLVSQMKDSSSACEIVIAVAQNDSLEFRKQSEDFCRALQSSGFRVTFEDIPDTDHFNVIERLVEPDYRLTQLLLKMMSRS; translated from the exons ATGTCAGCGGATGAGGTGATAAAGACCCACAAGGCATTGCTCAGAGAAG gCACAGAGAGGGCACGCAGCGTCACCCAGACACTTCTCAACGTGCCGTACGGAGAAGGGGAGAGGGAGAAACTGGACGTCTATGTGCCCAGCAGCCCCTCTCTAG AGATGCCTTTAGTCATATACCTTCATGGAGGCTACTGGCAGGCTTTCAG CAAAGAGGAGTCTGGCTTCATGGCGCTCCCGCTGGTGCAGAAGGGAGTGGCTGTGGTGGCCGTGGATTACGACATTGCTCCGAAAG GTAATATGGACCTGATGGTGTCTCAGGTCCGGCAGAGCGTGGTGTCCGTTGTCCAGCAGTACTCCCACATCAG CGGTGTGTACCTGTGCGGTCACTCAGCGGGGGCTCACCTGGCTGCGATGGTCCTGTCCACAGAATGGTCTCAGTACGCCGTCACACCCCAGATCAAAG GTGCGCTTCTGGTCAGTGGCATTTACGACCTGCTGCCCATCCTGTCCACTTACGTCAACGAGCCCCTGAAGATGACGGA ggAGGTGGCGTTGAGGAACAGCCCGGGCCAGCTGGTGTCCCAGATGAAAGACTCGTCCTCTGCCTGCGAGATCGTGATCGCCGTAGCGCAGAATGACTCCCTGGAATTCCGGAAGCAGTCTGAGGATTTCTGCAGG GCCCTGCAGTCTTCAGGCTTCCGGGTCACTTTCGAAGACATCCCTGATACAGATCACTTCAACGTCATCGAGAGGCTGGTCGAACCAGACTACCGTCTCACGCAA CTCTTGCTAAAGATGATGAGCAGAAGTTAA
- the afmid gene encoding kynurenine formamidase isoform X1, translating to MATWKEMKQDELCRQYSPSQWSHRMSADEVIKTHKALLREGTERARSVTQTLLNVPYGEGEREKLDVYVPSSPSLEMPLVIYLHGGYWQAFSKEESGFMALPLVQKGVAVVAVDYDIAPKGNMDLMVSQVRQSVVSVVQQYSHISGVYLCGHSAGAHLAAMVLSTEWSQYAVTPQIKGALLVSGIYDLLPILSTYVNEPLKMTEEVALRNSPGQLVSQMKDSSSACEIVIAVAQNDSLEFRKQSEDFCRALQSSGFRVTFEDIPDTDHFNVIERLVEPDYRLTQLLLKMMSRS from the exons ATGGCCACCTGGAAAGAAATGAAGCAAGAT GAGCTCTGCCGGCAGTACTCGCCCAGCCAATGGTCGCACAGAATGTCAGCGGATGAGGTGATAAAGACCCACAAGGCATTGCTCAGAGAAG gCACAGAGAGGGCACGCAGCGTCACCCAGACACTTCTCAACGTGCCGTACGGAGAAGGGGAGAGGGAGAAACTGGACGTCTATGTGCCCAGCAGCCCCTCTCTAG AGATGCCTTTAGTCATATACCTTCATGGAGGCTACTGGCAGGCTTTCAG CAAAGAGGAGTCTGGCTTCATGGCGCTCCCGCTGGTGCAGAAGGGAGTGGCTGTGGTGGCCGTGGATTACGACATTGCTCCGAAAG GTAATATGGACCTGATGGTGTCTCAGGTCCGGCAGAGCGTGGTGTCCGTTGTCCAGCAGTACTCCCACATCAG CGGTGTGTACCTGTGCGGTCACTCAGCGGGGGCTCACCTGGCTGCGATGGTCCTGTCCACAGAATGGTCTCAGTACGCCGTCACACCCCAGATCAAAG GTGCGCTTCTGGTCAGTGGCATTTACGACCTGCTGCCCATCCTGTCCACTTACGTCAACGAGCCCCTGAAGATGACGGA ggAGGTGGCGTTGAGGAACAGCCCGGGCCAGCTGGTGTCCCAGATGAAAGACTCGTCCTCTGCCTGCGAGATCGTGATCGCCGTAGCGCAGAATGACTCCCTGGAATTCCGGAAGCAGTCTGAGGATTTCTGCAGG GCCCTGCAGTCTTCAGGCTTCCGGGTCACTTTCGAAGACATCCCTGATACAGATCACTTCAACGTCATCGAGAGGCTGGTCGAACCAGACTACCGTCTCACGCAA CTCTTGCTAAAGATGATGAGCAGAAGTTAA